Proteins encoded together in one Lathyrus oleraceus cultivar Zhongwan6 chromosome 5, CAAS_Psat_ZW6_1.0, whole genome shotgun sequence window:
- the LOC127082454 gene encoding uncharacterized protein LOC127082454 yields MFAKFKEMLANLQELLKGTKEKVGKDYVNMIEEVVKSQVLPPKLEHPGKFTISCNISEVNISYALCDMGSSINFMPLKMVKEFNMGEITPMLYTKGTLGGFAILGRPFLEIGKAKIDVETGELILKFVDRFVRRPYGIVEDVLVKIDKFVFPVDFVILEVPEDEEIPLILGRPFLETGQCMIDIEEGTMTLKVYDEELKIDVRNTMQYKDDIGISHTVEIIN; encoded by the exons ATGTTTGCAAAGTTTAAGGAAATGCTAGCAAATCTTCAG GAATTATTAAAGGGGACAAAAGAGAAGGTAGGTAAGGATTATGTAAACATGATTGAGGAAGTGGTAAAATCTCAAGTGTTGCCACCAAAATTAGAACATCCAGGGAAGTTTACTATTTCTTGCAATATCAGTGAGGTAAATATTTCGTATGCTCTGTGTGATATGGGATCTAGCATAAATTTCATGCCATTGAAAATGGTAAAAGAATTTAATATGGGTGAGATCACACCAA TGCTATATACAAAAGGAACTTTAGGAGGATTTGCTATTCTCGGACGACCATTCCTGGAAATCGGGAAAGCCAAGATTGATGTAGAAACAGGTGAACTTATATTAAAG TTTGTCGATCGCTTTGTTAGGCGACCTTATGGAATAGTGGAAGACGTTCTGGTAAAGATCGATAAGTTTGTTTTTCCAGTTGACTTTGTCATTCTAGAAGTGCCcgaagatgaggagattcctctcatattgggtAGACCATTTTTAGAGACAGGACAGTGCATGATAGACATAGAGGAAGGAACGATGACcctcaaagtctatgatgaagagCTAAAAATTGATGTGCGGAACACgatgcaatacaaagatgatattggCATAAGCCATACTGTAGAGATAATAAATTAG